In Prosthecochloris sp. GSB1, the following proteins share a genomic window:
- a CDS encoding DHH family phosphoesterase, which produces MIISEFGRTLGVEEWKPCMDMLLAGRHVVLTTHMNSDGDGLGSEVALASALRSLGKEVSIINPTEVPSNYVFLNEIADIQVFDAKSEDAIGEISLADLVVLLDANLRERMGEIWRHVNFARELGALNVLCIDHHLDPEDFADLMVCETYASSTGELVYDLLTSMGAHIGRELITPDVARGLYVALMTDTGSFRFPKTTPYVYRVAGDLVSKGADPNEIYDLVYNSLKPESLRLLGTALSEIRLTADGTVSWLFISQEMLKKTGSKLFDTDIIIKYLLSVKSVRIAVLMVELPDGRTKVSFRSRGDVYVNEIAKQYGGGGHKNAAGCLLQYAPEKAVRVVMDAVRHFLNGREVAGK; this is translated from the coding sequence ATGATCATTTCCGAGTTTGGACGGACGTTGGGTGTTGAAGAATGGAAACCATGCATGGACATGTTGCTTGCGGGCCGTCATGTCGTTCTGACGACGCACATGAATTCCGATGGAGACGGCCTGGGAAGCGAAGTTGCGCTCGCCTCGGCCCTGCGCTCCCTCGGCAAGGAGGTCTCGATTATCAATCCGACCGAAGTGCCTTCCAACTACGTTTTTCTGAACGAGATTGCCGATATACAGGTTTTCGACGCAAAGAGCGAGGATGCGATCGGCGAGATTTCGCTTGCGGATCTCGTGGTGCTTCTCGATGCCAATCTTCGCGAACGGATGGGTGAGATATGGCGCCATGTCAATTTCGCAAGGGAACTGGGAGCGTTGAACGTGCTTTGTATCGACCACCATCTCGATCCGGAGGATTTCGCCGATCTCATGGTTTGCGAGACCTACGCATCGTCGACCGGAGAGCTCGTCTACGATCTTCTGACGTCGATGGGCGCGCATATCGGCAGGGAACTGATAACCCCCGATGTCGCCAGGGGACTCTATGTGGCGCTGATGACGGATACAGGATCGTTCAGGTTTCCCAAGACAACGCCCTATGTCTATCGCGTCGCGGGCGATCTGGTGTCGAAAGGCGCCGACCCGAACGAGATCTACGACCTGGTCTACAACTCACTCAAGCCCGAGTCTCTCCGTCTTCTCGGAACGGCGCTCTCCGAAATCCGTCTGACCGCTGACGGTACCGTATCCTGGCTTTTCATTTCCCAGGAAATGCTCAAAAAAACAGGCAGCAAGCTTTTCGATACCGATATCATCATAAAGTACCTCCTGAGCGTCAAGAGTGTCAGGATCGCCGTGCTCATGGTGGAACTTCCGGACGGCAGGACCAAGGTGAGTTTCAGGTCGAGGGGCGATGTCTACGTCAACGAAATAGCAAAACAGTACGGCGGCGGCGGTCACAAGAACGCCGCGGGATGCCTCCTGCAGTACGCTCCCGAAAAAGCGGTCAGGGTGGTCATGGACGCGGTCCGGCATTTTTTGAACGGCAGGGAAGTTGCCGGAAAATAA